Proteins encoded within one genomic window of Brassica rapa cultivar Chiifu-401-42 chromosome A09, CAAS_Brap_v3.01, whole genome shotgun sequence:
- the LOC103843089 gene encoding eukaryotic translation initiation factor 4B2 isoform X7, producing MSKPWGDIGAWADEAERADEEQATADAQSFPSLKEAATSTKSKKKKKMTLSEFTKVADGGGLTREQTIQLPTGPRQRSEDEMQRGGIGGGFSSYGGRSMSRDRDDSNGGGRRGYGGFEDDQRGGSRVSDFPLQSRADEADDWGKGKKSLPVFDQGRQGRYGGGGSGSYGGSGGGGGRYGGGGGRYGGDGGGGGGGGSYGGGFSKADEVGNWGAGKSQASLSKSSTFGSGGVQEERRRLVLEPRKAVVVESGVSETLTETGVKTSKASPFGAARPREQVLAEKGLDWKKLDSEIEAKKGSSQTSRPSSAQSSRPSSAQSNRSESLTLENVVKPRPKVNPFGDAKPREVLLEEQGKDWRKMDSELEHRRVDRPETEGERLLKEEIEELRKKLDKEATITADSKESQQESDTNNHNVPELISEKEKELESLIRELDDKVRFRPRAVERPGSGAGSRTGNYSERPHSRGGSVEDARSVESMERPRSRGTGGDDRRNFQGSKERGFFSNRNVDRSSSSRDGW from the exons ATGTCGAAACCGTGGGGTGATATCGGCGCATGGGCCGACGAGGCAGAGCGTGCCGACGAGGAGCAAGCTACGGCGGATGCGCAGAGCTTCCCAAGCTTGAAGGAAGCTGCGACTTCCACCAAGtctaagaagaaaaagaagatgacTTTATCGGAGTTCACCAAGGTTGCTGATGGTGGTGGATTGACGAGGGAGCAGACGATTCAGCTTCCTACTGGGCCTAGGCAACGCTCTGAGGACGAAATGCAGCGCGGTGGTATTGGTGGGGGTTTCTCTTCTTACGGTGGAAGGTCAATGTCGAGAGATCGAGATGATTCTAATGGTGGTGGGAGGAGAGGTTATGGCGGGTTTGAGGATGATCAGAGAGGGGGTTCTAGGGTTTCTGATTTCCCACTGCAGTCTAGGGCTGATGAGGCTGATGATTGGGGGAAAGGGAAGAAGTCGCTTCCTGTGTTTGATCAGGGACGGCAAGGTCGTTACGGTGGTG GTGGTAGTGGCAGTTATGGAGGtagtggtggtggaggaggcaGATATGGAGGTGGTG gaggcagATATGgaggtgatggtggtggtggaggaggaggaggcagtTATGGAGGTGGATTCTCTAAAGCTGACGAGGTTGGTAACTGGGGAGCAGGTAAAAGCCAGGCGTCTCTCTCAAAATCATCTACATTTGGGTCAGGTGGTGTTCAGGAAGAGCGTCGTCGTCTTGTTCTTGAACCACGAAAGGCTGTTGTTGTTGAAAGTGGTGTGAGTGAGACTCTAACTGAAACTGGTGTGAAGACGAGTAAGGCTAGTCCGTTTGGAGCAGCAAGACCGAGAGAGCAAGTTCTGGCGGAGAAAGGATTGGACTGGAAGAAACTTGACTCGGAGATTGAGGCTAAGAAGGGAAGTTCTCAAACGAGCAGACCATCGAGCGCACAGTCGAGCAGGCCGTCAAGTGCTCAGTCTAATAGGTCTGAGAGCTTAACGTTGGAGAATGTGGTGAAGCCTAGACCGAAAGTGAATCCTTTTGGTGATGCAAAGCCTCGGGAAGTGTTGTTGGAGGAACAAGGGAAAGATTGGCGTAAGATGGATTCTGAACTCGAGCATCGCAGGGTTGACAG GCCCGAAACAGAAGGAGAGAGACTATTGAAGGAAGAGATTGAAGAACTACGGAAGAAACTTGACAAGGAAGCAACCATCACAGCTGATAGCAAGGAATCTCAACAAGAATCCGACACTAATAACCATAATGTACCTGAACTTATAAGCGAGAAAGAAAAAGAGCTGGAGTCACTGATCCGTGAGCTAGACGACAAAGTCAGGTTCAGGCCAAGAGCAGTTGAGAGGCCTGGATCAGGTGCAGGCAGCAGAACAGGCAACTATTCCGAAAGACCTCATTCCCGGGGTGGATCAGTTGAAGATGCCAGGAGTGTGGAATCCATGGAAAGACCTAGATCACGAGGCACAGGTGGTGATGATAGAAGAAACTTCCAAGGAAGCAAGGAACGTGGATTCTTCAGCAACAGGAACGTCGACAG GTCATCGTCGTCCAGGGATGGATGGTAG
- the LOC103843089 gene encoding eukaryotic translation initiation factor 4B2 isoform X6, which yields MSKPWGDIGAWADEAERADEEQATADAQSFPSLKEAATSTKSKKKKKMTLSEFTKVADGGGLTREQTIQLPTGPRQRSEDEMQRGGIGGGFSSYGGRSMSRDRDDSNGGGRRGYGGFEDDQRGGSRVSDFPLQSRADEADDWGKGKKSLPVFDQGRQGRYGGGGSFGGGGGGGSYGGGSGSYGGGGGGGGGRYGGDGGGGGGGGSYGGGFSKADEVGNWGAGKSQASLSKSSTFGSGGVQEERRRLVLEPRKAVVVESGVSETLTETGVKTSKASPFGAARPREQVLAEKGLDWKKLDSEIEAKKGSSQTSRPSSAQSSRPSSAQSNRSESLTLENVVKPRPKVNPFGDAKPREVLLEEQGKDWRKMDSELEHRRVDRPETEGERLLKEEIEELRKKLDKEATITADSKESQQESDTNNHNVPELISEKEKELESLIRELDDKVRFRPRAVERPGSGAGSRTGNYSERPHSRGGSVEDARSVESMERPRSRGTGGDDRRNFQGSKERGFFSNRNVDRSSSSRDGW from the exons ATGTCGAAACCGTGGGGTGATATCGGCGCATGGGCCGACGAGGCAGAGCGTGCCGACGAGGAGCAAGCTACGGCGGATGCGCAGAGCTTCCCAAGCTTGAAGGAAGCTGCGACTTCCACCAAGtctaagaagaaaaagaagatgacTTTATCGGAGTTCACCAAGGTTGCTGATGGTGGTGGATTGACGAGGGAGCAGACGATTCAGCTTCCTACTGGGCCTAGGCAACGCTCTGAGGACGAAATGCAGCGCGGTGGTATTGGTGGGGGTTTCTCTTCTTACGGTGGAAGGTCAATGTCGAGAGATCGAGATGATTCTAATGGTGGTGGGAGGAGAGGTTATGGCGGGTTTGAGGATGATCAGAGAGGGGGTTCTAGGGTTTCTGATTTCCCACTGCAGTCTAGGGCTGATGAGGCTGATGATTGGGGGAAAGGGAAGAAGTCGCTTCCTGTGTTTGATCAGGGACGGCAAGGTCGTTACGGTGGTGGTGGCAgttttggtggtggtggtggtggtggcagTTATGGAGGTGGTAGTGGCAGTTATGGAG gtggtggtggtggaggaggaggcagATATGgaggtgatggtggtggtggaggaggaggaggcagtTATGGAGGTGGATTCTCTAAAGCTGACGAGGTTGGTAACTGGGGAGCAGGTAAAAGCCAGGCGTCTCTCTCAAAATCATCTACATTTGGGTCAGGTGGTGTTCAGGAAGAGCGTCGTCGTCTTGTTCTTGAACCACGAAAGGCTGTTGTTGTTGAAAGTGGTGTGAGTGAGACTCTAACTGAAACTGGTGTGAAGACGAGTAAGGCTAGTCCGTTTGGAGCAGCAAGACCGAGAGAGCAAGTTCTGGCGGAGAAAGGATTGGACTGGAAGAAACTTGACTCGGAGATTGAGGCTAAGAAGGGAAGTTCTCAAACGAGCAGACCATCGAGCGCACAGTCGAGCAGGCCGTCAAGTGCTCAGTCTAATAGGTCTGAGAGCTTAACGTTGGAGAATGTGGTGAAGCCTAGACCGAAAGTGAATCCTTTTGGTGATGCAAAGCCTCGGGAAGTGTTGTTGGAGGAACAAGGGAAAGATTGGCGTAAGATGGATTCTGAACTCGAGCATCGCAGGGTTGACAG GCCCGAAACAGAAGGAGAGAGACTATTGAAGGAAGAGATTGAAGAACTACGGAAGAAACTTGACAAGGAAGCAACCATCACAGCTGATAGCAAGGAATCTCAACAAGAATCCGACACTAATAACCATAATGTACCTGAACTTATAAGCGAGAAAGAAAAAGAGCTGGAGTCACTGATCCGTGAGCTAGACGACAAAGTCAGGTTCAGGCCAAGAGCAGTTGAGAGGCCTGGATCAGGTGCAGGCAGCAGAACAGGCAACTATTCCGAAAGACCTCATTCCCGGGGTGGATCAGTTGAAGATGCCAGGAGTGTGGAATCCATGGAAAGACCTAGATCACGAGGCACAGGTGGTGATGATAGAAGAAACTTCCAAGGAAGCAAGGAACGTGGATTCTTCAGCAACAGGAACGTCGACAG GTCATCGTCGTCCAGGGATGGATGGTAG
- the LOC103843089 gene encoding eukaryotic translation initiation factor 4B2 isoform X9, which produces MSKPWGDIGAWADEAERADEEQATADAQSFPSLKEAATSTKSKKKKKMTLSEFTKVADGGGLTREQTIQLPTGPRQRSEDEMQRGGIGGGFSSYGGRSMSRDRDDSNGGGRRGYGGFEDDQRGGSRVSDFPLQSRADEADDWGKGKKSLPVFDQGRQGRYGGGGSFGGGGGGGSYGGGSDGGGGGGGGSYGGGFSKADEVGNWGAGKSQASLSKSSTFGSGGVQEERRRLVLEPRKAVVVESGVSETLTETGVKTSKASPFGAARPREQVLAEKGLDWKKLDSEIEAKKGSSQTSRPSSAQSSRPSSAQSNRSESLTLENVVKPRPKVNPFGDAKPREVLLEEQGKDWRKMDSELEHRRVDRPETEGERLLKEEIEELRKKLDKEATITADSKESQQESDTNNHNVPELISEKEKELESLIRELDDKVRFRPRAVERPGSGAGSRTGNYSERPHSRGGSVEDARSVESMERPRSRGTGGDDRRNFQGSKERGFFSNRNVDRSSSSRDGW; this is translated from the exons ATGTCGAAACCGTGGGGTGATATCGGCGCATGGGCCGACGAGGCAGAGCGTGCCGACGAGGAGCAAGCTACGGCGGATGCGCAGAGCTTCCCAAGCTTGAAGGAAGCTGCGACTTCCACCAAGtctaagaagaaaaagaagatgacTTTATCGGAGTTCACCAAGGTTGCTGATGGTGGTGGATTGACGAGGGAGCAGACGATTCAGCTTCCTACTGGGCCTAGGCAACGCTCTGAGGACGAAATGCAGCGCGGTGGTATTGGTGGGGGTTTCTCTTCTTACGGTGGAAGGTCAATGTCGAGAGATCGAGATGATTCTAATGGTGGTGGGAGGAGAGGTTATGGCGGGTTTGAGGATGATCAGAGAGGGGGTTCTAGGGTTTCTGATTTCCCACTGCAGTCTAGGGCTGATGAGGCTGATGATTGGGGGAAAGGGAAGAAGTCGCTTCCTGTGTTTGATCAGGGACGGCAAGGTCGTTACGGTGGTGGTGGCAgttttggtggtggtggtggtggtggcagTTATGGAGGTGGTA gtgatggtggtggtggaggaggaggaggcagtTATGGAGGTGGATTCTCTAAAGCTGACGAGGTTGGTAACTGGGGAGCAGGTAAAAGCCAGGCGTCTCTCTCAAAATCATCTACATTTGGGTCAGGTGGTGTTCAGGAAGAGCGTCGTCGTCTTGTTCTTGAACCACGAAAGGCTGTTGTTGTTGAAAGTGGTGTGAGTGAGACTCTAACTGAAACTGGTGTGAAGACGAGTAAGGCTAGTCCGTTTGGAGCAGCAAGACCGAGAGAGCAAGTTCTGGCGGAGAAAGGATTGGACTGGAAGAAACTTGACTCGGAGATTGAGGCTAAGAAGGGAAGTTCTCAAACGAGCAGACCATCGAGCGCACAGTCGAGCAGGCCGTCAAGTGCTCAGTCTAATAGGTCTGAGAGCTTAACGTTGGAGAATGTGGTGAAGCCTAGACCGAAAGTGAATCCTTTTGGTGATGCAAAGCCTCGGGAAGTGTTGTTGGAGGAACAAGGGAAAGATTGGCGTAAGATGGATTCTGAACTCGAGCATCGCAGGGTTGACAG GCCCGAAACAGAAGGAGAGAGACTATTGAAGGAAGAGATTGAAGAACTACGGAAGAAACTTGACAAGGAAGCAACCATCACAGCTGATAGCAAGGAATCTCAACAAGAATCCGACACTAATAACCATAATGTACCTGAACTTATAAGCGAGAAAGAAAAAGAGCTGGAGTCACTGATCCGTGAGCTAGACGACAAAGTCAGGTTCAGGCCAAGAGCAGTTGAGAGGCCTGGATCAGGTGCAGGCAGCAGAACAGGCAACTATTCCGAAAGACCTCATTCCCGGGGTGGATCAGTTGAAGATGCCAGGAGTGTGGAATCCATGGAAAGACCTAGATCACGAGGCACAGGTGGTGATGATAGAAGAAACTTCCAAGGAAGCAAGGAACGTGGATTCTTCAGCAACAGGAACGTCGACAG GTCATCGTCGTCCAGGGATGGATGGTAG
- the LOC103843089 gene encoding eukaryotic translation initiation factor 4B2 isoform X2, translated as MSKPWGDIGAWADEAERADEEQATADAQSFPSLKEAATSTKSKKKKKMTLSEFTKVADGGGLTREQTIQLPTGPRQRSEDEMQRGGIGGGFSSYGGRSMSRDRDDSNGGGRRGYGGFEDDQRGGSRVSDFPLQSRADEADDWGKGKKSLPVFDQGRQGRYGGGGSFGGGGGGGSYGGGSGSYGGSGGGGGRYGGGGGGGGGGGRYGGDGGGGGGGGSYGGGFSKADEVGNWGAGKSQASLSKSSTFGSGGVQEERRRLVLEPRKAVVVESGVSETLTETGVKTSKASPFGAARPREQVLAEKGLDWKKLDSEIEAKKGSSQTSRPSSAQSSRPSSAQSNRSESLTLENVVKPRPKVNPFGDAKPREVLLEEQGKDWRKMDSELEHRRVDRPETEGERLLKEEIEELRKKLDKEATITADSKESQQESDTNNHNVPELISEKEKELESLIRELDDKVRFRPRAVERPGSGAGSRTGNYSERPHSRGGSVEDARSVESMERPRSRGTGGDDRRNFQGSKERGFFSNRNVDRSSSSRDGW; from the exons ATGTCGAAACCGTGGGGTGATATCGGCGCATGGGCCGACGAGGCAGAGCGTGCCGACGAGGAGCAAGCTACGGCGGATGCGCAGAGCTTCCCAAGCTTGAAGGAAGCTGCGACTTCCACCAAGtctaagaagaaaaagaagatgacTTTATCGGAGTTCACCAAGGTTGCTGATGGTGGTGGATTGACGAGGGAGCAGACGATTCAGCTTCCTACTGGGCCTAGGCAACGCTCTGAGGACGAAATGCAGCGCGGTGGTATTGGTGGGGGTTTCTCTTCTTACGGTGGAAGGTCAATGTCGAGAGATCGAGATGATTCTAATGGTGGTGGGAGGAGAGGTTATGGCGGGTTTGAGGATGATCAGAGAGGGGGTTCTAGGGTTTCTGATTTCCCACTGCAGTCTAGGGCTGATGAGGCTGATGATTGGGGGAAAGGGAAGAAGTCGCTTCCTGTGTTTGATCAGGGACGGCAAGGTCGTTACGGTGGTGGTGGCAgttttggtggtggtggtggtggtggcagTTATGGAGGTGGTAGTGGCAGTTATGGAGGtagtggtggtggaggaggcaGATATGGAGGTGGTG gtggtggtggtggaggaggaggcagATATGgaggtgatggtggtggtggaggaggaggaggcagtTATGGAGGTGGATTCTCTAAAGCTGACGAGGTTGGTAACTGGGGAGCAGGTAAAAGCCAGGCGTCTCTCTCAAAATCATCTACATTTGGGTCAGGTGGTGTTCAGGAAGAGCGTCGTCGTCTTGTTCTTGAACCACGAAAGGCTGTTGTTGTTGAAAGTGGTGTGAGTGAGACTCTAACTGAAACTGGTGTGAAGACGAGTAAGGCTAGTCCGTTTGGAGCAGCAAGACCGAGAGAGCAAGTTCTGGCGGAGAAAGGATTGGACTGGAAGAAACTTGACTCGGAGATTGAGGCTAAGAAGGGAAGTTCTCAAACGAGCAGACCATCGAGCGCACAGTCGAGCAGGCCGTCAAGTGCTCAGTCTAATAGGTCTGAGAGCTTAACGTTGGAGAATGTGGTGAAGCCTAGACCGAAAGTGAATCCTTTTGGTGATGCAAAGCCTCGGGAAGTGTTGTTGGAGGAACAAGGGAAAGATTGGCGTAAGATGGATTCTGAACTCGAGCATCGCAGGGTTGACAG GCCCGAAACAGAAGGAGAGAGACTATTGAAGGAAGAGATTGAAGAACTACGGAAGAAACTTGACAAGGAAGCAACCATCACAGCTGATAGCAAGGAATCTCAACAAGAATCCGACACTAATAACCATAATGTACCTGAACTTATAAGCGAGAAAGAAAAAGAGCTGGAGTCACTGATCCGTGAGCTAGACGACAAAGTCAGGTTCAGGCCAAGAGCAGTTGAGAGGCCTGGATCAGGTGCAGGCAGCAGAACAGGCAACTATTCCGAAAGACCTCATTCCCGGGGTGGATCAGTTGAAGATGCCAGGAGTGTGGAATCCATGGAAAGACCTAGATCACGAGGCACAGGTGGTGATGATAGAAGAAACTTCCAAGGAAGCAAGGAACGTGGATTCTTCAGCAACAGGAACGTCGACAG GTCATCGTCGTCCAGGGATGGATGGTAG
- the LOC103843089 gene encoding eukaryotic translation initiation factor 4B2 isoform X1: MSKPWGDIGAWADEAERADEEQATADAQSFPSLKEAATSTKSKKKKKMTLSEFTKVADGGGLTREQTIQLPTGPRQRSEDEMQRGGIGGGFSSYGGRSMSRDRDDSNGGGRRGYGGFEDDQRGGSRVSDFPLQSRADEADDWGKGKKSLPVFDQGRQGRYGGGGSFGGGGGGGSYGGGSGSYGGSGGGGGRYGGGGSYGGGSDSYGGGGGGGGGRYGGDGGGGGGGGSYGGGFSKADEVGNWGAGKSQASLSKSSTFGSGGVQEERRRLVLEPRKAVVVESGVSETLTETGVKTSKASPFGAARPREQVLAEKGLDWKKLDSEIEAKKGSSQTSRPSSAQSSRPSSAQSNRSESLTLENVVKPRPKVNPFGDAKPREVLLEEQGKDWRKMDSELEHRRVDRPETEGERLLKEEIEELRKKLDKEATITADSKESQQESDTNNHNVPELISEKEKELESLIRELDDKVRFRPRAVERPGSGAGSRTGNYSERPHSRGGSVEDARSVESMERPRSRGTGGDDRRNFQGSKERGFFSNRNVDRSSSSRDGW, from the exons ATGTCGAAACCGTGGGGTGATATCGGCGCATGGGCCGACGAGGCAGAGCGTGCCGACGAGGAGCAAGCTACGGCGGATGCGCAGAGCTTCCCAAGCTTGAAGGAAGCTGCGACTTCCACCAAGtctaagaagaaaaagaagatgacTTTATCGGAGTTCACCAAGGTTGCTGATGGTGGTGGATTGACGAGGGAGCAGACGATTCAGCTTCCTACTGGGCCTAGGCAACGCTCTGAGGACGAAATGCAGCGCGGTGGTATTGGTGGGGGTTTCTCTTCTTACGGTGGAAGGTCAATGTCGAGAGATCGAGATGATTCTAATGGTGGTGGGAGGAGAGGTTATGGCGGGTTTGAGGATGATCAGAGAGGGGGTTCTAGGGTTTCTGATTTCCCACTGCAGTCTAGGGCTGATGAGGCTGATGATTGGGGGAAAGGGAAGAAGTCGCTTCCTGTGTTTGATCAGGGACGGCAAGGTCGTTACGGTGGTGGTGGCAgttttggtggtggtggtggtggtggcagTTATGGAGGTGGTAGTGGCAGTTATGGAGGtagtggtggtggaggaggcaGATATGGAGGTGGTGGTAGTTATGGAGGAGGCAGTGACAGTtatggaggtggtggtggtggaggaggaggcagATATGgaggtgatggtggtggtggaggaggaggaggcagtTATGGAGGTGGATTCTCTAAAGCTGACGAGGTTGGTAACTGGGGAGCAGGTAAAAGCCAGGCGTCTCTCTCAAAATCATCTACATTTGGGTCAGGTGGTGTTCAGGAAGAGCGTCGTCGTCTTGTTCTTGAACCACGAAAGGCTGTTGTTGTTGAAAGTGGTGTGAGTGAGACTCTAACTGAAACTGGTGTGAAGACGAGTAAGGCTAGTCCGTTTGGAGCAGCAAGACCGAGAGAGCAAGTTCTGGCGGAGAAAGGATTGGACTGGAAGAAACTTGACTCGGAGATTGAGGCTAAGAAGGGAAGTTCTCAAACGAGCAGACCATCGAGCGCACAGTCGAGCAGGCCGTCAAGTGCTCAGTCTAATAGGTCTGAGAGCTTAACGTTGGAGAATGTGGTGAAGCCTAGACCGAAAGTGAATCCTTTTGGTGATGCAAAGCCTCGGGAAGTGTTGTTGGAGGAACAAGGGAAAGATTGGCGTAAGATGGATTCTGAACTCGAGCATCGCAGGGTTGACAG GCCCGAAACAGAAGGAGAGAGACTATTGAAGGAAGAGATTGAAGAACTACGGAAGAAACTTGACAAGGAAGCAACCATCACAGCTGATAGCAAGGAATCTCAACAAGAATCCGACACTAATAACCATAATGTACCTGAACTTATAAGCGAGAAAGAAAAAGAGCTGGAGTCACTGATCCGTGAGCTAGACGACAAAGTCAGGTTCAGGCCAAGAGCAGTTGAGAGGCCTGGATCAGGTGCAGGCAGCAGAACAGGCAACTATTCCGAAAGACCTCATTCCCGGGGTGGATCAGTTGAAGATGCCAGGAGTGTGGAATCCATGGAAAGACCTAGATCACGAGGCACAGGTGGTGATGATAGAAGAAACTTCCAAGGAAGCAAGGAACGTGGATTCTTCAGCAACAGGAACGTCGACAG GTCATCGTCGTCCAGGGATGGATGGTAG
- the LOC103843089 gene encoding eukaryotic translation initiation factor 4B2 isoform X3: MSKPWGDIGAWADEAERADEEQATADAQSFPSLKEAATSTKSKKKKKMTLSEFTKVADGGGLTREQTIQLPTGPRQRSEDEMQRGGIGGGFSSYGGRSMSRDRDDSNGGGRRGYGGFEDDQRGGSRVSDFPLQSRADEADDWGKGKKSLPVFDQGRQGRYGGGGSFGGGGGGGSYGGGSGSYGGSGGGGGRYGGGGGGGGGRYGGDGGGGGGGGSYGGGFSKADEVGNWGAGKSQASLSKSSTFGSGGVQEERRRLVLEPRKAVVVESGVSETLTETGVKTSKASPFGAARPREQVLAEKGLDWKKLDSEIEAKKGSSQTSRPSSAQSSRPSSAQSNRSESLTLENVVKPRPKVNPFGDAKPREVLLEEQGKDWRKMDSELEHRRVDRPETEGERLLKEEIEELRKKLDKEATITADSKESQQESDTNNHNVPELISEKEKELESLIRELDDKVRFRPRAVERPGSGAGSRTGNYSERPHSRGGSVEDARSVESMERPRSRGTGGDDRRNFQGSKERGFFSNRNVDRSSSSRDGW, encoded by the exons ATGTCGAAACCGTGGGGTGATATCGGCGCATGGGCCGACGAGGCAGAGCGTGCCGACGAGGAGCAAGCTACGGCGGATGCGCAGAGCTTCCCAAGCTTGAAGGAAGCTGCGACTTCCACCAAGtctaagaagaaaaagaagatgacTTTATCGGAGTTCACCAAGGTTGCTGATGGTGGTGGATTGACGAGGGAGCAGACGATTCAGCTTCCTACTGGGCCTAGGCAACGCTCTGAGGACGAAATGCAGCGCGGTGGTATTGGTGGGGGTTTCTCTTCTTACGGTGGAAGGTCAATGTCGAGAGATCGAGATGATTCTAATGGTGGTGGGAGGAGAGGTTATGGCGGGTTTGAGGATGATCAGAGAGGGGGTTCTAGGGTTTCTGATTTCCCACTGCAGTCTAGGGCTGATGAGGCTGATGATTGGGGGAAAGGGAAGAAGTCGCTTCCTGTGTTTGATCAGGGACGGCAAGGTCGTTACGGTGGTGGTGGCAgttttggtggtggtggtggtggtggcagTTATGGAGGTGGTAGTGGCAGTTATGGAGGtagtggtggtggaggaggcaGATATGGAG gtggtggtggtggaggaggaggcagATATGgaggtgatggtggtggtggaggaggaggaggcagtTATGGAGGTGGATTCTCTAAAGCTGACGAGGTTGGTAACTGGGGAGCAGGTAAAAGCCAGGCGTCTCTCTCAAAATCATCTACATTTGGGTCAGGTGGTGTTCAGGAAGAGCGTCGTCGTCTTGTTCTTGAACCACGAAAGGCTGTTGTTGTTGAAAGTGGTGTGAGTGAGACTCTAACTGAAACTGGTGTGAAGACGAGTAAGGCTAGTCCGTTTGGAGCAGCAAGACCGAGAGAGCAAGTTCTGGCGGAGAAAGGATTGGACTGGAAGAAACTTGACTCGGAGATTGAGGCTAAGAAGGGAAGTTCTCAAACGAGCAGACCATCGAGCGCACAGTCGAGCAGGCCGTCAAGTGCTCAGTCTAATAGGTCTGAGAGCTTAACGTTGGAGAATGTGGTGAAGCCTAGACCGAAAGTGAATCCTTTTGGTGATGCAAAGCCTCGGGAAGTGTTGTTGGAGGAACAAGGGAAAGATTGGCGTAAGATGGATTCTGAACTCGAGCATCGCAGGGTTGACAG GCCCGAAACAGAAGGAGAGAGACTATTGAAGGAAGAGATTGAAGAACTACGGAAGAAACTTGACAAGGAAGCAACCATCACAGCTGATAGCAAGGAATCTCAACAAGAATCCGACACTAATAACCATAATGTACCTGAACTTATAAGCGAGAAAGAAAAAGAGCTGGAGTCACTGATCCGTGAGCTAGACGACAAAGTCAGGTTCAGGCCAAGAGCAGTTGAGAGGCCTGGATCAGGTGCAGGCAGCAGAACAGGCAACTATTCCGAAAGACCTCATTCCCGGGGTGGATCAGTTGAAGATGCCAGGAGTGTGGAATCCATGGAAAGACCTAGATCACGAGGCACAGGTGGTGATGATAGAAGAAACTTCCAAGGAAGCAAGGAACGTGGATTCTTCAGCAACAGGAACGTCGACAG GTCATCGTCGTCCAGGGATGGATGGTAG